The Coffea arabica cultivar ET-39 chromosome 10e, Coffea Arabica ET-39 HiFi, whole genome shotgun sequence region CTGTACAAGAATCAGAAAGTGTAAAAGTTTAGACCACCACTCATTGAAACATTTGAAAAGTTCATGGAAAACATAAATTGAGATCAATTTATCTAAATGTCAAGATTAAATAACCCATTAAAAGTacaagcatacacttgtgagcAAGAACACTTACAAGCCCTTTGGTCCTTGGTAAGACCATCTCTATGATACTAAATTATTAAGTACTTCAAAATGAAGATTATACTCACCAGATGATATGCAACAATATGCAACTTTGAAAATGATAtgtaaattgaaagaaaaaggctCAAGATCTCTTAACATTTCAATTCACCAACTACATACAGCTTAATCTTTTTCCCTGTGTACGAGGTATAATTACTGTATACATCCATAAATGATCTTCAGCCAAGGATATATTTAGTTATGCTAAGAAGCTTGCAATTATGACCATTCATGATACACACAAAAAACTTGTCTATCAATTACCCTGACTTGCTTAAGACTCTTGAACTCCTCCATGCCATGTTTTTGTGTGTCAGCCTGCAAGAAGACATAAAGCCAAATTCAAaactaacaaaacaaaaagattaTAGAGCATTGATGCTCTCTAACCCAAATTTGTTCAACCTTTGCTTTTTGTTCCTGGCTATGCTTTGCACAATAAGCCTTGTGCTGTAGCTTTCCACCAATAGTCTTACTATTCATATAGAAGCCAGTGCTTCGAGCACAAGAGGCATGAAATGTGCTCTGACAGTTGCCATAATTACACTGCAGATAATCACTGAATAGTTAGAATAAACAGATTCAAAGGATAAGCAGAAAATCATGATGAAACATATCAGCCCACCTTAATGCAGACACCTTGCTTCCTAGAGCAAATAACACATACTTCACCTCCCTTGGAGAGACTCTCCTGGCAATGGTAGCATGGAAATCAATCAATAACACTACAAATGTCTTGTACTTAACCAGCTAATAAACATGCACTTTTAAACATTATAACATTAAAAATAGTAGACAAATGTACACACCATGCCGTCAACTGGATTGACTTGTCCTCTTCTGAATGTTGATTCTAATACCCACTACAAACATCAAGAGAAGTAAAACATATATCCATAGCAGTGAATATTAACAACCAACGTAATGTCCAGTTATAAGAGATAAGAAAATTTTACTTCAGCACAAAAAGCATGGATCCATTGACCATTGGTTGACCTTCTAAAAGCACCAGCAGTTCCACCACATAAACCGCATTCAGCCACAAAATAGGGTTTCTCCCAGGCACTCGCAGTTGGCAATCCAGAGCCTCTAGAAGACAATAGATCTTCACATAATTCACAATACCACGGACCAGTAGAACTTTTAACACCTCGATAACAATCCAAATGAACTGCAACCTGTTAGCAAAGAAAATGAGGAATGTGTGGGAACTTTACAACTTGCACACATATACAAAGGTCCATAAGacatttttcaaagaaattcaCCTTGCAACTTGAACAGACTAAGATTGGATTCAAAATTGTCTCACATCTACCACAAATTTCACAAGTTCTGGGGTGTTCAACGGCAAAATCTGATGCCAAAGAGAAAGGATCAGAGTTCTTTTCAGATGAGAGACGTGCAGCAGCTGATCTTGAAATTGTTTCCTTGACTCGAGGATTTTGCTGCGAGTAGATCCCTGGCCGTCCATTAGAAAAGTTACCCTTTGACAGATCCTGCACAAAGGAGGAAGAaatgaaaggaaagaaaaaaataaaaaataaaaatgaaaaggatTGTCCAAGAAGCAGATTAGGAATACATataaatagagaaatgacaagGAACAAAAACAAGCGAGGCAAGAAAGTAATTAATAAAAATCATTACTTAACCCTATTATGTGCAGAACAAACCTCTGCATGTGCCGATTCTTCAATGGCATCCTTCCTCAATGATGAAATCCTAGACGAAGCCGCAGCTGCAGCTGTTGCAGCAGCCAAGACAGCCTGAGCTTCTTTGTGCCGTCGCTCCTTTCTTCCTTGCTTTTTTGCTTCTCTAAGATCATAAAGATACTGGCTAAGCAAAACGGCATCCCATTTCTTTTTCCTAGCAGCATCAATTTCTTCTTGAAGATTCTTTGCAACCTTAGAAATTAAATCATCTGCAGAgacaaaaccaacaaataatggaATTAGATATCAACAAGAAGAAAGCAAAACAAATACTGACATTAGAATCACCAGCTAAGATCTTCATCAATAcccaaccaaaaaagaaaactttACAGCCCAAGATAACctaaaaataaaatgacaaaTGAAGGAAAAGCAAATAACTAAAATAGAAGCCGTACTCACCAATAAAATGCTTTCTACTAATAGCACAGGACAATAGCCTCTGCTGAAAAAAGATGAGTTCTCCTTCAACTTCATCGGATGGAGACAATTCCAGCACACCCATTTTCCTTGCCTTTACCAATTGTTCACGATTTCCCACGCTAAGTTTAGTCATCCAATCAGTAGGAGCTGCTTGTTGACCATGTCGATGGCAGCAAATGCCTGAACTTGAAGATGCTCCAAACTGCGaaaattctctctctcttgaaccTGCTTAAGAATGCTAGTAAATCCCCACCTTTTTTTGAGGTAAAAGTTAAAAATAGGCAGCAAAATTACCTCCATAATCAACTCTATTATTCATCGCAATTAGCTTATGCTGTATAAGTGGGTGAGTGTAAGATTCAGAATTTCTGCCAAAgcacaaaaacaaagaaaaagtttGGAAGGGCTCCATGCAGCAAGACATTTTTGGCAAACGAAACGTCAACAAAACTCCAGAAGTATAAAGGCCTCTTAAGCAAAATTGGCCACTATTATAGGAACTACATGCAATTATAGGAGTAGAACTTACATTAGATTAGGAACACAATCTAAAGCAACTAATGattttgcattctttttatCATACTTTGCAGCAGTATTATGTTCAGATGCAGCATCCACCTTTGATGGACCATTCTGGTACATGCCAATGGCTACAGCATCTGATGGCTCACCtgtcaaacaaaataaaaaagtatGAGCAAGGAAAACAcggtttgaaaatttgaaaattagttgGGACTTTTGGTGCTATGACTCAAACACAGCAAAACATCTGGATTTGATAAACAAAATGATAAGTGAATTAAGAATTCTCAGGGCTGTCTCGCTATACTACTCTCACCATTTCCCTCCACTAGCaccccaacccccccccccttttgccccaaaaaaaaaagtgtttgaCAACAGGAACATAAAAAGGGACATGTTAGGCATCTCTATGCACATTCTACAGAACACATTAAAACCGAAAGGGTTGCTAAACATCCACTTCATGATAATTGCAGAACCTCGTAATTTGCAGTGAACAATATAATCATGCTCAACCAGATTGTTTTTCCACattatgaatttaaatgaaaGCACATCTCAAACAAGGGGTATGACTACAGAGGAACCACAATTCAGAAGAAGAGACTAAGTTCAACAGGTGAACAAAAAGGAAAACCTCCTACAGTGACAGCAGCTAAATCCTCAATCGACCTCATCCCCACCCCTTCTTCAGGGGCCCCAGAAATTGGATTGCCAAGAAAACAACCATTCCTTTCAAGAAAGAATGGACAAACTAAGAATAAAGTATCAGACACAAGATTAGGCTGGGAAAATATCAAAATCTACCTGATTTTACAGAGTTTCACTCTAGACTGAGCACTGTAACAGAATATGCTTTTCTCAGGCCTAAGTGAGACGTGCATCGCATATTTGCTTCTCAAGAAGAAGAGTTTCAAGGTTCAACGAACATAGATAATGACAAGGTGTAGCAATTTTGAAGTAACAAGAGCAACAGAATCTTTCAAACCAGAAGACTTCATGCAAAATTTACATCCCACAACTTGGATTAGACTATAACTATTAACTACATGCAGCAGCTAGATGATAGATTACAATCACACCTTCGTCTTCAGGGAGAATTGTTGCAGAAATATCCTCACATTCCAATCCCTCATTGATATTCTgctaaaagaaaatataaattatttAAACATTGTACGAAATCAATAGCAGAACTTCAAAGACATTGTACAAAAGCAGTAGCAGAACTTCAGTTCCAGAAAAGGACCAGAAGAAGTACAGGACACTTGTTATCATCAGATATCAACTCAAACCATATCAAAGTGCTCAATTCTTTAACATCAAGAACATGGATGCTCATTAAACAGAACTATAACATTATCAAGAAGTGGGAAAATTAACAACACAGACGTACACTAACAAGCAATAACTAATATTGTGAAAAACAGATATAAGAATGAAAACAAACAATATAAACAACTTCCaaacaaaatttccaaattgaAATAAAACTAGCAAAGGCAGGAAGCACGATACAAGTGCATAATAGAACATTATGGGATGCATACCCCAAATACATCAGGTAACAAGACTTGGATTAGATTAGTAGTAGTAAGTCAGGCTAATGTGCCCTGGATAATGAACATCTCGTGCCCTTTGGTAGCTTAAGTTATCATTTGACTGAGGgccaaagcaaaaaaaaaatgctatcaTCAGTCATCGGGTATTGGCACCCCAGATAAAACGAATATTTATCTGAACTACAGAAACTTTAAAGCTAAAATTTTATAGGAACTGAATGACTCTTAGTGATCTTTTCTATCATTAACAGCTCTAAAGAAAGTCTCACTAACAAGCCAAATACATCTAATGAACTCAACAAAAGACAAAGTTCACTGATTGTCCAAGCCAAAGACAAGCAAGTATTGATGTAATCACCTTCTCAGAGCCAGCAGAAGACCCCTTACTTGGACAGCCATCCCCATTGGGCAAACCACATCCCATCTCATCCAAGACCATATCATCACCAATCATTTCTCGCGATGTGCACATAACTTTATCATTGTTCAAAATCCTGATGTCGCTTTTAGTTCTCCTTCGAGGTGGTATGCACTTGATTCGGTCAACATTCGGTATTTCGGTTCTAGACACTGTTACAGCATTTGAATCGACAGGAACACTCATGTGATCTTCATCCATTGATGATGTACTGGATTTGATCTTAACTTTCACTGTTTTGTGTAAGCTGCCAACATTACCATGATGCTTAAGCCACGTAACTATTTTACCATTCAAGCCGGGGACTGCCAGATTTTCCTGTACAAACAAACCATCAGGTAAAAAAGTAACTAAAACTGAAAACTAGTTGAAATATAAGGAGATTGCTCAAAAACAGTACCAATTTACTCTGCTCATAGAATAAGAGATAAACCACACAAAGGTGACAACAAAGCAAGGCTTTATTCAGCTCTGATAGTACCCAGCTCATAAAGTGAACTAACCCCAGGAAAAAATTTGCaagataacaagtcccaagagAATTAAAGTTTACCTTGAGGACTGGGGCCAATGAATCAGGAGATACCCCAAATTCTTCAGCCAAATCTTTCATATCAACTTTCCCTTGATCAATTaactgaaaaaagaaacaagcaaataataattacatgtctgcagaaaaaataaaaacctcCACATAAAGACTTCAAATGATGAACAATACTCAGTACCTTCCTCACCATCATGTTGAGATTCATAGTTTCAGATACATCATCATCATCGGTGGCTTCCACTCCTGATGTACCATTATTAAAATGCTGCTGCAAATCAACCAATTCTGACTGAACTTCAGAATTTGACCTGTTATCTGACAATCCATCCACATGTAACACACCATTGTTCATCTTATCCGCATTCACACTCAAATCATCTATTTCGATATTGACAGCAACCTTATCCCCATTCCTTCTGCCAAATTTGTGAATTCTGTCAGCTGATGGCTTCACAGCCTGATTCTTTGAATCAGGACCAACAGGCACCAACATGTCTCCTGTGCACTGACCACTGGTGCCATTATCAACTTCTGAATGTTTTGAACAAAATGCTCGCAACTCAACCTGAAAGAAAGTCAATGGCacaaaaaaagagtaaaaatcacttcaaatcaaattTACACCATCAACAGATGAACATGATCAGACCTGACAGAAATATGAAAatacccccccccccttttaatttaaatagatgaaagaATAAACATACTTCATCACATCCACGTCTTCCCCAAATCTCCATTCTGTGCTTTGCCTCTCTAGCACATAAAGGATGGAAAGAAGTTCTACAAGCTCCTATTAAACACAATTGAGAACAGTCAATAAAATTTGGATGCAATTCAATAAACATGTCAGAGGTGAAACTTCCAACAGCAAAGCACAATCAAACACAGGCATACACAGAAGGGGAGAGCCAAGTCAAAGGATCGATGCCCAAATGTAAGTCAAATAGGATGTACAAATCAAGAGAATTTTGCAACAGCACCAAGTaaacaaacatgaaagttgaaaACCCAAACTAAATAAACAAAGTTCCAGTTGGAAGCCGCACCTATAACTGAAGTGAGTCAACAAAATGATACATGAACAGAGCTCGATGAAGATATAACTCTATAATATACAATGGCCCTCAAGCCAACATCTTGCCTCCTAAAGGAACAACTCACCCCAGCAGAATGGGTCCCCCACCAAAGGAAAACCAAGTCAAACCAGCCTCTACTACAAGCTATTCAGTAGCAAGTTTACATTAGAGGCAAGAAGTTGTCAACTAGTCCATAATCCCACATTCAAATGATGCAGTGGGCATTAATAGGGAAAAACTATGGCTTCCAGAAGATTAAAGAAAAGGTCATGAGTAAAATAATCTGGATCAAGTTTTCTAATTGTCATAAGAAGCCTCCTCGTGTACTTCAGTGTGAAAGTACATTTCTCCAGTTTGTCAGCATTGTGTATTATATTACATTCTACTCCATTTAGTAACCATTCCTactggctctttttttttttttttgaggtcgTGCAGTGAAGAAAACTCACAGAATTTTAATTTAATTCTAGCCATATCATGACTAATTGTGCTCAAAACTTAATTTTGATGTGTCAGGTTAGAGACGAATGAATGACTGTTTATAAACTGCGAAAGTTTGgtttaattttaaatatatctTATATAATTGTACCCAAAACGTAGTTTTGATGTGTCATGTTAGAGAAGAATGAACGACTACATTTATAAACTACAACAGTGAATGCCATAGAATAAGTATTTAGTATATCATTCGAATTATCACTTCTTATTTCATTTCACGAGGTTCCTTTGCCCATATTTGAGTTCATTAGAGCTTGATGTTTCATTCCTTTGAGAAAGTTAGCAACCCCCTGCCCCCAAAAAAAGCTATGCTTTTCTCATCTTAATACTTAATATAGATTTCCCACTGTTCTCAATTCTGTTCTCATCAGTCCATTCAACACCATATGGTTTTGAAGACCTTGGCTGATATACCATTAACTCGCATTCTCAAGTTGTAGATGTTAAATGCTCAAATCACAGTGCAGAAAGCAATTCTTACTAGCCAACATACTCAGGAAAGCCTGATGCCACTCTGCCAACATTCTTTCTTCCTACATATAAAAACAATTCCTACCAACCATCACACGTGATACCAACAATATTTCATAACTCTTTTACACATCATAGTCCTACTAGACCCTGATATGCTACTTTTCTGTTGCCTCTATTGAGAAACTATCTACCTCTAAGTCATCCAGCATCATCACAATTCTTTCAGAACTGTGAATCATAAACTACAATTAGAATACTTGGCCCATATCATAGAGAGACAATCTGTGCAGAACAGAACAACAAGACTACCAGCTCTCACTGCTTTACCTACTACCCCTAAAGAATGAAATTTACCCCAGTATGCAATAACAAAATCAGATAACTATAgcaccttttcttttgtttgggctttgggtgggggggggggggggcaatCTGCTTCATAGACTGCACAGATCAAATATCTCAAGTCTTCAGATTATAGCTTGGGATTGCTAAGCCTTCTTTAAAACTACTATGGTGTTTGATTTCCTCTGCACATAGAGAAAGTGCCTTTGAGGCATAGGTAAACCTCCCTAACTAGATAAATTACAGCAGCCATGGTAATAAGACACATAGTGCACCAGATTGAGGTAGGCCTGCAAGTGCTGCTATGCTGTATAAGTGTAAGTGTAATTGTATGTATATTCACTCACAGCTTACACTTTTGcaaatttaaacatttaaagtACAAAAGAAGCACAATAATAAACATttctagcaaaaaaaaaaagtgcaaacAAATGCATCAAAGATTAAAAGTACAAACTACAATTCCATAACAAAAAACAAATGCATATCTACAAGAAAGTGAACAACCAATATACCCAACTTTGAAGGTTCCAAGCAGCCAAAGCATTCAAAAATGCATCAAAATTAAAATACTACTCATCCTCATCAATTAAGTCGAGAAACATTAAGGATTTACCATAGTTATTATCAAGTAATATAGACTTCTAATCCCTTAAAAGTCGCAAACTAATTAGACTATTTACTAATAAAtgataaggaaaagaaaaaaacaatggCTTTAAGAAAATCAGAGTgggaaaaagggaaggaaaagaaTTAAAAGGTTTCTCTTTTGCACTTCTGAGCATTGGTTAGATTTGTGCACTTTGCTGTGCTTCATATTGGTCACTAGTTTCAGATAATAAAAACCACAGGGGGTGTTATTTACCTCACTTCCATACAGCATGAGATCATAAGCTCGCAAAACATTTTTAAGGTTAAAACAACTTCTAATACAGGACATGCATTATAAGGCAATAGCTCAATATAAGATTCTCACATTCACCTAACTTACTGGATTAGTTTATCCACAGAATACAACCTGACTATTTTTTCAGTTGCACCATATCGAACTAATTCAAGCTGTCATCTGTCTTAATTAACCTTTAACAAAATGATAATAACTTGCTCTTTTCAgccaaaatgatttttgtgagcaCATTGAGACATTGGGGATTTGATGTTATTCTTTCTATTACATGTGTTATTTTGTGATGCAAACGGGGGCAAAAAAGTGCAATTTACTGAATAGATAGCAGAGTTCTAAAATATCAGAGAGATACTGCCGCAATCACATGCCAAAATACTAATTCTGCAAAGAATATTTGTTTGGAACATCATAATAGTTGAAAAAGTTAAAACCACCCACCACCTGTCTTGTGCAATTACAACCATGCGTGTGCTATAGAAGCCCTtatcctttttttccttcttagaAGCCTTTATTTTatgccaaaaataaaaaaaaatatcaagcaTATCGTCAAGGAAAAAAGAATCTTTAGGACCTTTCACTGTAATAGCAACTTAAACATGTGCAACTTATTTATCTTGTGGCCTAACATCAATCCAGTACAAAAATGATCTCCTATGAAAATATACCCAGCTTATTTCGTATCAACAAATATATCAGAAGtcgtatttaaaaaatatacatataGGAAACCTTAAATTAGCCCAAGCTTGCATCTTTGGGGCCTTATGGAAGCAAGGAACAGACACTTCCGTGGAATATACTGAACATAAGGCAGTTTTCGACACAAGTTGCTCATGCACCAACAAGAATGAtccaagcattttttttttaatttggacagaaattaaTAACAACTTCAATATCATACTTTATATAGTAACATTGATCAGGAATGCCATTTGGTAGTGGTTATATACTAATAAGTTCTCAAAAGTTAAATTACCCTACCATCAAATTCTTTTTCAAgtccaaaacaaaaaagaacatCAAAATCTGTTAAAAATAATGGTTGTTAACAACAATTAAACAAGCatataagaagaaaagaagagaaaatcaagaaatgacACATCAAAATATGCACTCACTGAACAACACAataatagaaaacaaaaatttttgaattttgaatctcTACACTGTTTTGAATATTTTGCTTTTGACAAATTCGACTACCTTTTGCATGTAAGTTCCTCGTACCATTAATTAATCTAGCAAGTGAAAAAGACCAGGATCCTCACAGATATCAAAGGTCCACATACAGTACATCACTTGTACATCAATAGCTCAATGGACTCCAAGAAAGGAAAGGCAAAACTGAAATTCACAAGGGACAATATGAATACATGAAACAATTTATAATGAAAACCCAGCCCTTTATCAACATTTGTTCTCTTCCTTCCAcatgaatgatgagaaaaagaaaatcacacAAGAAATTTCAGCATTTGACATATAGCAAGACTACAGCACAAAAATTGTCCATAATCAATTTTGTATACCACATTCACAAGAGGAATCAATTTAATTTAGTTAATCAAGGAAAAAAGCTCCTAGAGATCTTCCTCCTGTGTTAATTACAGCTAACTCAACCTTCAGCTTACTTGTTATCAAACTTAAAATGCACGCTTGTAttgcttctctttctttttggaTAATAAACCAACTAACAACAATATGCTATTCTCAGGTACACTGATTGCAACAATTTCCTAGAAAGTTATGAAATCTCTATTTCACACTCTTGACAACACAGCATCTAAATCGTCAATAACTGAATGGCTGTCTATAAACCTTATAGCTCTCAAAACAGTCTATAAAAGCTCAATAAAAAATTGGGGACAAAAGAGTACTCTAGCTGAAAGAGGAAAATATGATTTTATCAACTAAATTTGCTGAGCAATTGCAGGATCTTCAGGGAGAAAAGCgcccttcttcctttttctcagAAGAGCTAGCAGGTACAAATTCAATAGAATTATACTTTTGGGACAAAAGGTTATGTAACATTTAAAGATCCTTGGTGATAAAGAAGATGGCATACAGACCAATATACATGCATGTATAACCCTctccaaccccccccccccaaaaaaaaaagaaaaacagaacaaaGATGGTGCTAAAAAATACTTTGTGACAACCACAAACAAGAGCAACATCACCAGACAAGCAGTTAATCAACCATTTAACATCCATCAATCCAAGATGAACAAGGGAATAATCATCAGGGAGTaatcatcaagaaaatgatCTACAGGTAATAATCATCAAGAAAACAATCTACTTGAGTCACTGTaactacccaaaaaaaaaactacactCCATTTGCATGATATATTTCAAGCCAAACGTGCAATAAAAAGACAAATTGAGCACTAGCCAagatatctatatatatataaaagggtTTTCACCATTTTATCAGACCATATAACCCAGAGCTCCACAGTGTAGGAAGTACATATAAGCAAGCACTTATAATCAAACTGTCCTCGCAATCTGGTACATTCGTATTAGTTCAACTTACACGGCATCCCTTAGCACtcagaaaatatatatatatatatatatatatatatatatatatatatatatatatatataaccttCAGTTTGTTGTACCATCCAATAAAGAGAATAATCAATAGAATGTACTATAAGCAAGCAACAATACATACCATAGCTGCAACGTACACAGGCACCAAACTTCACCTTGCAAAGATAACAAACTAGCTTTCTCTGAGTATCATTTATACCATCAATATTCATTATCGGCTCCATCGTCCTAATATTCTCCACATAAACCTCAGGCATCCACTGGCAACAAAACAAATGAGCATATTCCACCTGCAGACCCTGATTTTCTGTCTTTTGAGCATGCTTCAGTGCACCACCCTGCTTGGGACAAAGCAAGCATGGTCTGTCACCACTCTGACCATCTTTCTTCTGTTTACACCAAGAACACAACCAAGTCCCATCCACATCATCCTGCATCCCATAGCATCTTTGATGAACAGCAACACCACAAGAGCTGCAAATGATCAACCGGTTCAGCTGGTCACCCATGTCACCTTTACTACAGTAGTGAcacaaagaagaaaaaccttCCACAGGATGACAAACAAGAACTTTCTCCAACCCTGAATCCCCACCCAAGAGCTTCCGTTTCTTCGAAGGCCGCTCTGAAGTCAAATAGATCTTACTTCTAGAACCTAATAACCATTCCAAACCATTTGAACCGGTATCAAACTTAAAACCATTATCCTTCTTACTTTtctctcctcctccttctcctcctccttcttcttcttcttcttctcctcctcctcctcctcctacttcttcatcttcttcctctGCCTTACCTGCTTCATTTCCTTCTCCTACAATGTCCACATCCATAAGCTGCAGCTCATTTTTGTTCTTAATTCCACCATCCTCCTCCCTTCCAGTTTCTTTAATGTCACAATCTTCATCCCTTATAGGAAGCCGTCCATCAGAACCCCCACTACTTTGGACGCTGGCAATCTCTACATTGTACATATCACCTATGCTGCACAAATTGCAAACATTCCCCTCATTGTCCAATGCAGGTATGGAAAAGCACTTATCACTATTTGACAAACCCAGAGACGAGACCTCACAGAGCTTATCTATATCCTCCACGGCCAAATCACGAAAGTACTCCTCCGTTTCCACCCAAATATTTGTACCACGAGCCTTTTCAGGCCGCGCTTTATGCTCCGTGCCTGAATGCGACCGCTTATGCCTCTTCCTACTATCAGAATGCTTTGACAACAACTGCGCCAACGCACTTGGCAGGAAAGTAGTGGAAGCCACACTAGCACTAGCACTAGCACTGATAGAAGGAGTCTGAGTAGAACCAACATCGTCCCCGTCAAAAGGGCCCCGCAGGCAAAGCGCTTTGCGAGCCTGGCTGAAGAAATCCATTGACGAAAAGGAGTTCCTCAGTGGCGGTGTCAAGGGTGCCCCAAGTTCCTCAGGGCTCAAGGGCTTATCCGTAATTTCAACCGAGATAGGTGCCTTAACTGAAACAGGACAAGGTTT contains the following coding sequences:
- the LOC113711074 gene encoding uncharacterized protein isoform X3; translated protein: MLQAWCWKWLVEAMTGGGGGGGAGGGGGGGGQRRRKLNMGNEGKPCPVSVKAPISVEITDKPLSPEELGAPLTPPLRNSFSSMDFFSQARKALCLRGPFDGDDVGSTQTPSISASASASVASTTFLPSALAQLLSKHSDSRKRHKRSHSGTEHKARPEKARGTNIWVETEEYFRDLAVEDIDKLCEVSSLGLSNSDKCFSIPALDNEGNVCNLCSIGDMYNVEIASVQSSGGSDGRLPIRDEDCDIKETGREEDGGIKNKNELQLMDVDIVGEGNEAGKAEEEDEEVGGGGGGEEEEEEGGGEGGGEKSKKDNGFKFDTGSNGLEWLLGSRSKIYLTSERPSKKRKLLGGDSGLEKVLVCHPVEGFSSLCHYCSKGDMGDQLNRLIICSSCGVAVHQRCYGMQDDVDGTWLCSWCKQKKDGQSGDRPCLLCPKQGGALKHAQKTENQGLQVEYAHLFCCQWMPEVYVENIRTMEPIMNIDGINDTQRKLVCYLCKVKFGACVRCSYGACRTSFHPLCAREAKHRMEIWGRRGCDEVELRAFCSKHSEVDNGTSGQCTGDMLVPVGPDSKNQAVKPSADRIHKFGRRNGDKVAVNIEIDDLSVNADKMNNGVLHVDGLSDNRSNSEVQSELVDLQQHFNNGTSGVEATDDDDVSETMNLNMMLIDQGKVDMKDLAEEFGVSPDSLAPVLKENLAVPGLNGKIVTWLKHHGNVGSLHKTVKVKIKSSTSSMDEDHMSVPVDSNAVTVSRTEIPNVDRIKCIPPRRRTKSDIRILNNDKVMCTSREMIGDDMVLDEMGCGLPNGDGCPSKGSSAGSEKQNINEGLECEDISATILPEDEGEPSDAVAIGMYQNGPSKVDAASEHNTAAKYDKKNAKSLVALDCVPNLINSESYTHPLIQHKLIAMNNRVDYGGSREREFSQFGASSSSGICCHRHGQQAAPTDWMTKLSVGNREQLVKARKMGVLELSPSDEVEGELIFFQQRLLSCAISRKHFIDDLISKVAKNLQEEIDAARKKKWDAVLLSQYLYDLREAKKQGRKERRHKEAQAVLAAATAAAAASSRISSLRKDAIEESAHAEDLSKGNFSNGRPGIYSQQNPRVKETISRSAAARLSSEKNSDPFSLASDFAVEHPRTCEICGRCETILNPILVCSSCKVAVHLDCYRGVKSSTGPWYCELCEDLLSSRGSGLPTASAWEKPYFVAECGLCGGTAGAFRRSTNGQWIHAFCAEWVLESTFRRGQVNPVDGMESLSKGGEVCVICSRKQGVCIKCNYGNCQSTFHASCARSTGFYMNSKTIGGKLQHKAYCAKHSQEQKAKADTQKHGMEEFKSLKQVRVELERLRLLCERIIKREKLKRELVVCSQDIIASNRESAVLSALTRHPAYHPDVSSESATTSTRGYTDGNRSGSDTIQRSDDVTVDSTIAGKRRIKFPVSMENDQKTDDSSVSQHFVSQKPVDRVSFSGKQVPHRPGVALRILSEDAEKRSRYRKHPETFEKELVMTSDQASMKNQLLPKGFVYVPIRCLSKEKETLPDACAQEPLEHDG
- the LOC113711074 gene encoding uncharacterized protein isoform X2 → MLQAWCWKWLVEAMTGGGGGGGAGGGGGGGGQRRRKLNMGNEGKPCPVSVKAPISVEITDKPLSPEELGAPLTPPLRNSFSSMDFFSQARKALCLRGPFDGDDVGSTQTPSISASASASVASTTFLPSALAQLLSKHSDSRKRHKRSHSGTEHKARPEKARGTNIWVETEEYFRDLAVEDIDKLCEVSSLGLSNSDKCFSIPALDNEGNVCNLCSIGDMYNVEIASVQSSGGSDGRLPIRDEDCDIKETGREEDGGIKNKNELQLMDVDIVGEGNEAGKAEEEDEEVGGGGGGEEEEEEGGGEGGGEKSKKDNGFKFDTGSNGLEWLLGSRSKIYLTSERPSKKRKLLGGDSGLEKVLVCHPVEGFSSLCHYCSKGDMGDQLNRLIICSSCGVAVHQRCYGMQDDVDGTWLCSWCKQKKDGQSGDRPCLLCPKQGGALKHAQKTENQGLQVEYAHLFCCQWMPEVYVENIRTMEPIMNIDGINDTQRKLVCYLCKVKFGACVRCSYGACRTSFHPLCAREAKHRMEIWGRRGCDEVELRAFCSKHSEVDNGTSGQCTGDMLVPVGPDSKNQAVKPSADRIHKFGRRNGDKVAVNIEIDDLSVNADKMNNGVLHVDGLSDNRSNSEVQSELVDLQQHFNNGTSGVEATDDDDVSETMNLNMMVRKLIDQGKVDMKDLAEEFGVSPDSLAPVLKENLAVPGLNGKIVTWLKHHGNVGSLHKTVKVKIKSSTSSMDEDHMSVPVDSNAVTVSRTEIPNVDRIKCIPPRRRTKSDIRILNNDKVMCTSREMIGDDMVLDEMGCGLPNGDGCPSKGSSAGSEKNINEGLECEDISATILPEDEGEPSDAVAIGMYQNGPSKVDAASEHNTAAKYDKKNAKSLVALDCVPNLINSESYTHPLIQHKLIAMNNRVDYGGSREREFSQFGASSSSGICCHRHGQQAAPTDWMTKLSVGNREQLVKARKMGVLELSPSDEVEGELIFFQQRLLSCAISRKHFIDDLISKVAKNLQEEIDAARKKKWDAVLLSQYLYDLREAKKQGRKERRHKEAQAVLAAATAAAAASSRISSLRKDAIEESAHAEDLSKGNFSNGRPGIYSQQNPRVKETISRSAAARLSSEKNSDPFSLASDFAVEHPRTCEICGRCETILNPILVCSSCKVAVHLDCYRGVKSSTGPWYCELCEDLLSSRGSGLPTASAWEKPYFVAECGLCGGTAGAFRRSTNGQWIHAFCAEWVLESTFRRGQVNPVDGMESLSKGGEVCVICSRKQGVCIKCNYGNCQSTFHASCARSTGFYMNSKTIGGKLQHKAYCAKHSQEQKAKADTQKHGMEEFKSLKQVRVELERLRLLCERIIKREKLKRELVVCSQDIIASNRESAVLSALTRHPAYHPDVSSESATTSTRGYTDGNRSGSDTIQRSDDVTVDSTIAGKRRIKFPVSMENDQKTDDSSVSQHFVSQKPVDRVSFSGKQVPHRPGVALRILSEDAEKRSRYRKHPETFEKELVMTSDQASMKNQLLPKGFVYVPIRCLSKEKETLPDACAQEPLEHDG